A stretch of the Coprobacillus cateniformis genome encodes the following:
- a CDS encoding AAC(3) family N-acetyltransferase codes for MDAKTLIDDLRKLGIKEDDTILVHSSYNALKGHDVIEGGPQAVIDALKATVQEGTLMLPTLSYLDVNVDHRIFDVMSTPSCVGILPEIFRQNQDVYRSINPTHSIGVWGKDAKIIASAHQRDFSPVGPSSPLHEVKRRKGKIIMLGCGLLCNTSMHGVEEMCVPSYLYRGSFDYKVICHDKSVINMDVLRHDFKGYQQRYDRILDVLDNTDYQVGNVLEAKCYVLNAQAVWEKGLAILKKDPYYFVDKKDEKK; via the coding sequence ATGGATGCAAAAACTTTGATTGATGATTTAAGAAAATTAGGTATTAAAGAAGACGATACAATTCTTGTGCATTCTTCTTACAATGCTTTAAAAGGTCACGATGTTATTGAAGGTGGACCTCAGGCAGTGATTGATGCATTAAAAGCAACAGTTCAAGAGGGCACTTTGATGTTGCCGACATTAAGTTATTTAGATGTCAATGTTGATCATCGTATTTTTGATGTGATGTCTACTCCTAGTTGTGTAGGAATATTACCTGAAATTTTTAGACAAAATCAAGATGTTTATCGCAGTATAAATCCAACACATAGCATTGGTGTATGGGGAAAAGATGCTAAGATAATAGCAAGCGCTCATCAAAGAGATTTTAGTCCTGTTGGACCTTCTTCACCTCTTCACGAGGTCAAAAGAAGAAAAGGGAAGATTATTATGCTAGGTTGTGGACTTTTATGTAATACATCTATGCATGGAGTTGAAGAAATGTGTGTGCCAAGTTATTTGTATCGAGGAAGTTTTGATTATAAAGTAATATGTCATGATAAAAGTGTCATAAATATGGATGTTCTTCGTCATGATTTTAAAGGTTATCAACAGCGATATGATCGTATACTTGATGTTTTAGATAATACGGATTATCAAGTTGGAAATGTTTTAGAAGCAAAATGCTATGTTTTGAATGCGCAAGCAGTTTGGGAAAAAGGATTGGCAATATTAAAGAAGGATCCATATTATTTTGTGGATAAAAAGGATG
- a CDS encoding PTS sugar transporter subunit IIC, giving the protein MMDKISNLLLPIAEKLSKNRYLAAIRDGFISIMPLVITASLFTLINSVFVGEGNYLDKWFGLPCSEFAQLGSVIGSASMSVMAILLTFTTAKALAKNYKMDTSITGAMAVVSFLCLTPFVADATIGEYVTTYYLGAAGMFTAFLSALLSVEVLRFLMSFKALIIKMPESVPTGIARSFNSIIPVALTVIIFAIVRIVTDAMGAPLNDLIFTWIQTPFTAIVSSPIGLIIIYILYMLLWGFGIHSAYIFNPILEPIYLASLALNVNAINAGEAATQIITKPFLDSVAFMGGAGNMLALVIAIFLVSKRNDYKVIGKLGLVPALFNISEPLMFGLPVVMNPILIIPMIGATLAGLGIGALATQIGIMAHTYVLIPWTTPPVISAFLATGGDIMSGVVGLVILIVSVLIYIPFVKVMNKERAEQVEE; this is encoded by the coding sequence ATGATGGATAAAATTTCAAATTTATTATTACCAATTGCTGAAAAATTATCAAAGAATAGATATTTAGCAGCAATTAGAGATGGTTTTATTTCAATTATGCCATTAGTTATCACTGCATCACTGTTTACGCTTATAAACAGTGTATTTGTTGGTGAAGGGAATTATTTAGATAAATGGTTTGGGTTGCCATGTAGTGAGTTTGCACAATTAGGAAGTGTTATTGGTTCAGCATCAATGTCAGTGATGGCAATTTTATTAACATTTACGACTGCAAAAGCATTAGCAAAGAATTACAAAATGGATACATCAATTACAGGGGCAATGGCAGTTGTGAGTTTCTTATGTTTAACTCCTTTTGTAGCTGATGCAACAATTGGTGAATATGTGACAACTTATTATTTAGGGGCAGCAGGAATGTTTACAGCATTTCTATCAGCTTTATTATCAGTTGAAGTGCTTCGTTTCTTGATGAGTTTTAAAGCTTTAATTATTAAAATGCCTGAAAGTGTTCCAACAGGTATTGCAAGATCATTTAATTCAATTATTCCAGTTGCTTTAACAGTTATTATTTTTGCAATTGTAAGAATTGTAACTGATGCTATGGGAGCACCATTAAATGATTTGATTTTTACTTGGATACAAACACCATTTACGGCGATTGTTTCATCACCTATTGGATTAATTATTATCTATATATTATATATGTTATTATGGGGATTTGGAATACATTCAGCATATATTTTTAATCCAATTTTAGAACCTATTTATTTAGCAAGCTTAGCTTTAAATGTGAATGCGATAAATGCAGGAGAAGCAGCTACACAAATTATTACAAAACCATTCTTAGATTCAGTTGCATTTATGGGTGGTGCTGGTAATATGTTGGCACTTGTTATTGCAATCTTCCTTGTTTCAAAAAGAAACGATTATAAAGTTATAGGTAAACTTGGACTGGTTCCTGCACTATTTAATATTTCTGAACCATTAATGTTTGGACTACCAGTTGTTATGAATCCAATCCTTATTATTCCTATGATTGGAGCAACATTAGCAGGACTTGGTATTGGTGCACTTGCAACTCAAATTGGGATTATGGCACATACTTATGTTCTGATTCCATGGACAACACCACCAGTCATCAGTGCTTTTCTAGCAACTGGTGGAGATATTATGTCTGGAGTTGTTGGACTTGTTATTCTCATTGTTTCAGTTCTTATATACATCCCATTTGTAAAAGTTATGAATAAAGAAAGAGCTGAACAAGTTGAAGAATAA
- a CDS encoding HAD-IIB family hydrolase codes for MKNKVVVFDLDGTLLDSHNAIIGGTQTLECLSSLHELGCTLAVCTGRLDHDIIKVDERYHLHMTHRISQNGAVINRDDHYQATLLDKQDALQIYKDIKTKDIRIELNTVSNRYWKTDRDPDFPKEFYDSHIIKDDFEEIILCQPTVLFLLIGDTKQLDEIETYVNSTYQNTKAIKTSQTSLEILHQSASKGHAIEILYPHYEIYAIGDAPNDFCMFPIAKEGYLVSDIDCQYKCHRKTSILEALQDIITKVQG; via the coding sequence TTGAAGAATAAAGTTGTTGTCTTTGATTTAGATGGAACTTTACTCGACAGTCATAATGCAATTATTGGGGGGACTCAAACATTAGAATGTTTGAGTTCACTTCATGAACTGGGATGTACATTAGCTGTCTGTACGGGAAGACTAGACCATGATATTATTAAAGTAGATGAACGATATCATTTACATATGACTCATCGTATTTCTCAAAATGGTGCTGTTATTAATAGAGATGATCATTATCAAGCAACCTTATTAGATAAACAAGATGCTTTACAAATATATAAAGATATAAAAACAAAAGATATTCGTATTGAATTAAATACAGTATCTAATCGTTATTGGAAAACAGATAGAGATCCTGATTTCCCAAAAGAATTTTATGATTCACATATTATAAAAGATGATTTTGAAGAAATTATTCTTTGCCAGCCAACAGTTCTCTTTTTACTCATTGGAGATACAAAACAACTTGATGAGATAGAGACTTATGTGAACTCAACTTATCAAAATACAAAGGCAATAAAGACTTCACAAACATCTTTAGAAATATTACATCAATCAGCATCAAAAGGTCACGCTATTGAAATCTTGTATCCTCACTATGAGATTTATGCAATAGGTGATGCTCCTAATGATTTTTGTATGTTTCCTATCGCAAAGGAAGGCTATTTGGTTTCAGATATTGACTGTCAATATAAATGTCATAGAAAAACAAGTATTTTAGAAGCTTTACAAGATATTATAACAAAAGTTCAGGGATAA
- a CDS encoding N-acetylmannosamine-6-phosphate 2-epimerase, which produces MKEIQNNLIVSCQALEDEPLHSSYIMSKMALAAKMGGAKGIRANSVEDIRAIKKEVDLPIIGIIKKDYDGTDIYITTTMKEVDALVEVGVDIIAMDATKQLRLNQQSLDEFFKAVKNKYPHQLFMADCSTVAEAKHADQLGFDFIGTTLVGYTPQSYGHKIEADDFKIIRDIISSVQHPVIGEGNIDTPLKVKRVLELGCYSVVVGSIITRPQVITKRFVDEIKKER; this is translated from the coding sequence ATGAAAGAAATTCAAAATAATCTGATTGTATCATGTCAAGCATTAGAGGATGAACCACTACATTCGTCTTACATTATGTCAAAGATGGCACTAGCTGCAAAGATGGGTGGAGCTAAGGGAATAAGGGCTAATAGTGTAGAAGATATTCGTGCTATTAAAAAAGAAGTTGATTTGCCTATTATTGGAATTATCAAAAAAGATTATGATGGAACAGATATTTACATTACTACAACTATGAAGGAAGTCGACGCTTTGGTAGAAGTGGGTGTGGATATCATTGCGATGGATGCAACAAAGCAACTCCGTTTAAATCAGCAAAGTTTAGATGAATTCTTTAAAGCAGTCAAAAACAAATATCCTCATCAGTTGTTTATGGCTGATTGTTCAACAGTTGCAGAAGCTAAACATGCTGATCAACTTGGATTTGATTTTATTGGAACAACACTTGTGGGGTATACACCACAAAGTTATGGTCATAAAATTGAAGCAGATGATTTTAAGATTATCAGAGATATTATTTCTTCAGTTCAACATCCAGTTATTGGAGAGGGAAATATTGATACTCCTTTAAAAGTGAAAAGAGTTTTAGAATTAGGTTGTTATAGTGTGGTTGTTGGGTCAATTATCACAAGGCCACAAGTCATTACAAAGAGATTTGTAGATGAAATAAAGAAGGAGAGGTAA